In one Umezawaea sp. Da 62-37 genomic region, the following are encoded:
- a CDS encoding GGDEF domain-containing protein — protein MTALRPEVAESDPSRKPDEHPLAADAPTPESTGLVQVHESIATLLASRGQWRQAYQHLRSALDAVYADQDEQPRVPEQLRREVDRLRREHAEAREQSLRDSLTDSYNRRYLDQRLLAILAERGTSRHGLAIALMDLDWFKQVNDTFGHLLGDRVLQRVVELLQTNLPADAFCARYGGEEFVLVLPNETPSTAVAIVEAARERVECHDWSCVAPGLRVTVSGGMAYEPPVEAVPSRPPVSAEQQLLRADSLLYTAKQSGRNAVAYRENGRVKLAGPASGRRAIADSRVLGYY, from the coding sequence ATGACCGCACTGCGACCCGAAGTCGCCGAGTCAGACCCGAGCAGGAAGCCCGACGAACACCCGCTCGCGGCAGACGCCCCCACCCCCGAGAGCACCGGGCTCGTCCAGGTCCACGAGTCGATCGCCACGCTGCTGGCGTCCCGCGGCCAGTGGCGCCAGGCCTACCAGCACCTGCGTTCGGCCCTCGACGCCGTGTACGCCGACCAGGACGAGCAGCCCAGGGTTCCCGAGCAGCTCCGCAGGGAGGTCGACCGGCTCCGCCGGGAGCATGCCGAGGCGCGCGAGCAGAGCCTGCGCGACAGCCTGACCGACAGCTACAACCGCCGGTACCTCGACCAGCGGCTGCTGGCGATCCTCGCCGAGCGCGGCACCTCGCGGCACGGCCTGGCGATAGCCCTGATGGACCTGGACTGGTTCAAGCAGGTCAACGACACCTTCGGCCACCTGCTGGGCGACCGCGTGCTGCAACGGGTCGTGGAGCTGCTCCAGACGAACCTGCCCGCGGACGCCTTCTGCGCCCGGTACGGGGGCGAGGAGTTCGTGCTCGTGCTGCCGAACGAGACCCCGTCCACGGCCGTGGCCATCGTCGAGGCGGCCCGCGAACGTGTCGAGTGTCACGACTGGTCGTGCGTGGCGCCGGGGCTGCGGGTCACGGTCAGCGGTGGCATGGCCTACGAGCCCCCTGTCGAGGCCGTCCCGTCACGCCCCCCGGTCAGCGCTGAGCAGCAGTTGCTCCGCGCGGACAGCCTCCTCTACACGGCCAAGCAGTCGGGTCGGAACGCCGTCGCGTACCGCGAGAACGGGCGGGTGAAGCTCGCCGGGCCCGCTTCGGGCCGTCGCGCGATCGCGGATTCGCGGGTTCTCGGTTACTACTGA